A part of Ictalurus furcatus strain D&B chromosome 8, Billie_1.0, whole genome shotgun sequence genomic DNA contains:
- the LOC128611838 gene encoding uncharacterized protein LOC128611838, producing the protein MTGFWILILIFSTMYTVQPGRRWVTAQSLTESQVYQPDKELSVNIGDSATLQCCILEKEVRIITWFKQLNRKKPQTIVQLYKNGGEIFYNQFQKSHFQIERSSNCLSLIILNIAESDEAMYYCALTRSNTVFGDGTYLKIKGDHVTVASETSTPALCDNSVLFEPTLHGNSTNMNTHKKTVLGLGTALGLCALLIFCLIYFTLRRRKLKACIEDSPGMKQESEAETLNYAAVQFTKRKAKAEKKKTGSADECVYADVKKTVRYNRNNS; encoded by the exons atgactggTTTCTGGATTTTAATTTTGATCTTCAGCACAATGT ATACAGTCCAACCTGGTAGACGCTGGGTTACTGCACAATCCCTCACAGAGTCACAAGTTTATCAGCCTGATAAAGAGCTCAGTGTGAATATCGGAGACTCGGCTACTCTACAGTGTTGTATTTTAGAAAAAGAAGTCAGGATAATTACCTGGTTTAAGCaactaaacagaaaaaaacctcagaCTATAGTCCAGTTATATAAAAATGGTGGAGAAATATTTTACAATCAATTCCAAAAGTCTCATTTTCAAATAGAAAGATCTTCAAACTGTTTGAGtttgatcattttaaacatCGCTGAGTCTGATGAAGCCATGTACTACTGTGCACTGACGAGATCCAACACTGTGTTTGGAGAtggaacttatttaaaaattaaag GTGATCATGTTACTGTTGCATCAGAAACATCTACACCAGCTCTGTGTGATAATTCAGTGCTGTTTGAACCAACACTGCATGGAAACAGcactaacatgaacacacacaagaaaacag TGCTCGGTTTGGGAACGGCTTTGGGTCTGTGCGCACTTCtgattttctgtctcatttatttcacactgaggagaagaaaat TGAAAGCTTGTATAGAAGATTCTCCAGGAATGAAGCAG gaatctgaagctgaaACACTGAATTACGCAGCTGTGCAATTTACCAAGAGGaaagccaaagctgaaaaaaagaaaactggctcagcagatgagtgtgtgtacgcCGATGTGAAAAAAACTGTAAGATATAACAGAAATAATTCATAA